The genomic region CCACCGCCCTGGCGCTGTTGCTCGCCCTGCTGTCCCGGTGGTGGCCCGGGACGGTCTGGGGCGTGCTCCTGCTCGGCCTGCTGGCCTGGTTCATCGAGCCGTACGGCAAGGTCGGCGACCCCGTCGGCCGCCCGGTCGCCGACCTGCGCGTGCTGACCTCGAACGTCGAGTTCGGGCAGGGCACCGGGTCCCTGGTCGCCGCCGTCCGCCGCGAGAAACCGGACCTCGTCTTCGTACAGGAATGCGAGTACGAGTGTGACGCGCGGCTGAAGGACGACCTCTCCCAGGACTACCCGCACCGCAGGGCCGTCGAGGGCGGCGGCTCCGAGGGCTCCGTCATCCTCAGCCGCTTCCCGCTGCGGCCCACCGACGGCGTCCCCGGCACCATGGGCATGCCCGGGGCGATCGCCGACGTCGACGGGCATCCCGTACGGCTCCAGCTCGCCCACCCCATGCCCCCGCTGCCCGGCGGGCTGGACCTCTGGCGCACCGAGCTGGAGGCCCTGCGCGACGCGGCCGCGGCCGACCCCGGCACCCCCCTCGTGCTGGCCGGCGACTTCAACGCCTCCCAGGACCACGCCGCCTTCCGCCGCATCCTCGACACCGGCCTGACCGACGCCGCCCGCCTCGACGACGCCGCCCGCACGGCCACCTGGCCGGCCCGGACCGCGCCGACGTTCGGTGTGCAGATCGACCACGTCCTGGTGTCGAAGGACTTCGCGGCCGACCGCACGCGCTTCCTGGACCTGGCCGACACGGACCACCGGGCGGTGGTCACGGACCTGACACTGCACTCACGCCGGTAGGAGAGGAAGGGGGACGCCCGACAGGCGCCCCCCACAGGTACCTCACAGGGACCTCTCCGGTGTCCCTCTCCGCTCAGACGCCGATGTCGCAGCCGTCCGCACGCCACACGGCCACGACCGCCGGACGGACGTACGTCCCGGGACCGTCGGGCCAGGTGCTGGCCGGCTTCTCCACGGACGCGCCGTCGATCTCGCCCGGGTGCTGCACGGCGACGAGGACCCGCCGGTCCTGGATGATCGGACCGCAGGTCTCGGCACCCTTCGGCACGGTCAGGAACTGCTTCAGCTCACCGCGCCGCTCACCCCGCGTCGCCACGCCGAACAGGCCGTCGTGCGATCCGAGCTGGGCGCCGTCGGTGGAGATCCACAGGTTGCCGTAGGGGTCGAAGGCCACGTTGTCCGGGCAGGAGATCGGGCTGACACCGTCCTTCGGGAACCCGGCGAAGTAGGTCACCGGGTCGTCCGGGTCACCGGCGACGAGGAACAGCGACCACGCGAACCGCGTGCTCTCGGGCCGGTTCCACCGCTCCGTGAGCTCCAGGACGTGTCCGTGCTTGTTGGCGTTGCGCGGATTGGCCTCGTCCGCCTTGGCGTTGGAGCCGACACCGCGGTTGGAGTTGTTCGTCAGGGCGACGTACACCTTGCCGGTGACGGGGTTGGGCTCGATGTCCTCGGGCCGGTCCATCTTGGTCGCGCCCACCTTGTCGCCGGCGAGGCGCGTGAAGACGAACACCTCCTCGGCGCTCATCCCGTCCACGTGCGAGACGGCACCCTCGGCGGTGGCGGTGGCCAGGGGAATCCACTCGCCGCTCCCGTCGAACTCACCGTCGCCGGGAAGCTTGCCCGTGCCGTCGATCTCGATGGCGGGGGAGTCACCGGTGAGCTTGGCGACGTACAGCGTCCCCTCGTCGAGAAGCGACAGGTTGTGCTCGCGCACGGCACGCGACGACCCGTGCCGCATCCGCTTGCTGCCGACGAACTTGTAGAAGTAGTCGAACCGCTCGTCGTCACCGGTGTACACGACGGGCCGCCCGTCCGCCGTCATCCTGATGTTCGCGGCCTCGTGCTTGAACCGCCCGAGTGCGGTGTGCTTGCGCGGCGTGGAGCTCGGGTCGTACGGGTCGAACTCCACGACGTACCCGAACCGGTGTACCTCGTTCGGCTCCTGGGCGACGTCGAACCGCTTGTCGAACCGTTCCCACTTCCGCTCGCTGGCCCCGGTCCCGATGCCGTACCGCTTGTCGGTCGCCCGGCTGCTGTTGGCGAAGTACTGGTTGAAGTTCTCCTCGCCGTGCAGGGTCGTGCCCCACGGAGTCACGCCGCCCGAGCAGTTGTTGAGGGTGCCGAGCACCTTCGTGCCGGTCGGGTCGGCGGAGGTCTTGACGAGGTCGGACCCGGCGACGGGCCCGGTGAGCCGGAACTCGGTGGTGGCGGTGACGCGCCGGTTGAGCTGATGCCGGGGAACGGCGGTCAGCTTCCCGGTCTTCCGGTCCCCCTCCACGACGACGGCGGACAGCCCGTGCGCGGCCCAGGCGATCTCCACCTGCTCCCGGGTCGGACTGGCGGCGTCATACCCCCGGAACATGAGCACCTCGTCGGTGTACTCGTGATTGGCGACGAGCAGCTGCCGACCGCGCTCACCCGGCAGCGGAAGCAGCGCGAGGAAATCGCAGTTGTACCCGAACTGCCCGGCCTGGGCCTTGGCGGTCTGCTTCTCCGGGTCGAAGGCGGGCG from Streptomyces chartreusis NRRL 3882 harbors:
- a CDS encoding endonuclease/exonuclease/phosphatase family protein, coding for MDTAAAEWTATDGPDHRPPGRRLGAWCAALLFAAVSVVVGFRTAGSDGFAPVPQVLAFLPWLLAPTALALLLALLSRWWPGTVWGVLLLGLLAWFIEPYGKVGDPVGRPVADLRVLTSNVEFGQGTGSLVAAVRREKPDLVFVQECEYECDARLKDDLSQDYPHRRAVEGGGSEGSVILSRFPLRPTDGVPGTMGMPGAIADVDGHPVRLQLAHPMPPLPGGLDLWRTELEALRDAAAADPGTPLVLAGDFNASQDHAAFRRILDTGLTDAARLDDAARTATWPARTAPTFGVQIDHVLVSKDFAADRTRFLDLADTDHRAVVTDLTLHSRR
- a CDS encoding PhoX family protein — encoded protein: MRKLLPLIGTPSGSHPGGRSALTCRFRCGDACFHEVPNTSSNEYVGDVIAGALSRRSMMRAAAVVTVAAAGAGAVGVAQAPQAGAAPAGGATAGTAADAARRKNKGARGLRFAPVAPNTADAVTVPEGYRQNVVIRWGEPILRGAPAFDPEKQTAKAQAGQFGYNCDFLALLPLPGERGRQLLVANHEYTDEVLMFRGYDAASPTREQVEIAWAAHGLSAVVVEGDRKTGKLTAVPRHQLNRRVTATTEFRLTGPVAGSDLVKTSADPTGTKVLGTLNNCSGGVTPWGTTLHGEENFNQYFANSSRATDKRYGIGTGASERKWERFDKRFDVAQEPNEVHRFGYVVEFDPYDPSSTPRKHTALGRFKHEAANIRMTADGRPVVYTGDDERFDYFYKFVGSKRMRHGSSRAVREHNLSLLDEGTLYVAKLTGDSPAIEIDGTGKLPGDGEFDGSGEWIPLATATAEGAVSHVDGMSAEEVFVFTRLAGDKVGATKMDRPEDIEPNPVTGKVYVALTNNSNRGVGSNAKADEANPRNANKHGHVLELTERWNRPESTRFAWSLFLVAGDPDDPVTYFAGFPKDGVSPISCPDNVAFDPYGNLWISTDGAQLGSHDGLFGVATRGERRGELKQFLTVPKGAETCGPIIQDRRVLVAVQHPGEIDGASVEKPASTWPDGPGTYVRPAVVAVWRADGCDIGV